A DNA window from Pseudodesulfovibrio thermohalotolerans contains the following coding sequences:
- a CDS encoding dephospho-CoA kinase → MTQEKIEQQWQRTVSLADAGIRLDKFWGRELAGEGVSRGRISGWIEAGLASVDGEVATKGKQKLAVGQTVTIGAAGPEPGEAPPEPVQGDIEVVFEDEDMLVVCKPAGVTTHPAPGEPGPTLVNHLLYRWPDLAAESSGMDGQRPGIVHRLDKDTSGLMAVARNEAARLKLSGNFAGRNVFKVYLALVHGRPEPAEGSIDAPMGRHPSRKTLMAVVPKGGREARSEYRVLWTGPRGLASLAAIRIHTGRTHQIRVHMAHIGHPLLGDAAYGPRENAEWSRRSDRLAGLAPRQMLHAFYLSVPHPVTGEPVTRWQEPPEDFRTLLAGLPRECLRVGIVGMPGGGKSALLRALRDMGRPCFSADECVAELYGPGGDGAAMIRQRYGGRYTLDGGGVDKPGLFAAMCESEPIRREVMDMVHPMVRHRCEEFFKVHRDEPVAYAEVPLLLEGGWHKSGAVDLVAGVRCPESKRTGELRELRRLSPETLAVFDSWQWPEADKLAACGHVVDNDKGLAELADGARHLDETALAAWDRRNREFMNWMDGLWQELAAELDAERGKA, encoded by the coding sequence ATGACGCAAGAGAAAATTGAGCAGCAATGGCAACGGACCGTTTCGCTCGCTGACGCGGGCATTCGCCTGGACAAGTTCTGGGGCCGCGAACTGGCCGGGGAGGGCGTTTCCCGGGGGCGGATCTCGGGCTGGATCGAGGCGGGCCTTGCAAGCGTCGACGGCGAGGTCGCGACCAAGGGAAAACAAAAGCTGGCCGTGGGACAGACCGTGACTATCGGAGCCGCCGGTCCCGAGCCGGGCGAGGCTCCGCCCGAGCCGGTCCAGGGCGACATCGAGGTCGTGTTCGAGGACGAGGATATGCTTGTGGTCTGCAAGCCCGCCGGGGTGACGACCCACCCCGCTCCCGGCGAGCCCGGCCCCACTCTGGTTAACCATCTGCTGTATCGCTGGCCAGACCTCGCGGCGGAAAGCAGCGGCATGGACGGCCAGCGGCCCGGTATAGTTCACCGGCTGGACAAGGACACCTCCGGGCTCATGGCCGTGGCCAGGAACGAGGCGGCCAGGCTGAAGCTGTCCGGGAATTTTGCCGGACGAAACGTTTTCAAGGTTTATCTGGCCCTTGTCCACGGGCGTCCCGAGCCTGCGGAAGGGAGCATCGACGCACCCATGGGCCGCCACCCGAGCCGCAAGACACTCATGGCCGTCGTGCCCAAGGGCGGCCGCGAGGCGCGCAGTGAATATCGGGTGCTCTGGACCGGGCCACGCGGGCTGGCCTCCTTGGCGGCCATACGCATTCATACCGGCCGAACTCACCAGATTCGCGTTCACATGGCCCACATCGGGCATCCGCTGCTCGGCGACGCGGCCTATGGCCCGCGCGAGAACGCCGAGTGGTCCCGCAGGTCCGACCGGCTGGCCGGGCTGGCTCCGCGCCAGATGCTCCACGCCTTCTATCTTTCGGTTCCCCATCCGGTCACGGGCGAACCCGTTACCCGGTGGCAGGAGCCGCCCGAGGACTTTCGCACCCTCCTGGCCGGACTGCCGCGCGAGTGCCTGCGGGTGGGCATCGTGGGGATGCCGGGCGGCGGCAAGTCCGCCCTGCTCAGGGCGTTGCGCGACATGGGGCGGCCCTGCTTCTCCGCCGACGAGTGCGTGGCCGAGCTGTACGGGCCGGGCGGCGACGGCGCGGCCATGATCCGGCAGCGGTACGGCGGCCGGTATACCCTGGACGGCGGCGGAGTGGACAAGCCTGGGCTGTTCGCGGCCATGTGCGAGTCCGAGCCTATCCGCCGGGAGGTCATGGACATGGTTCATCCCATGGTCCGGCATCGGTGCGAGGAATTCTTCAAGGTCCATCGGGACGAACCCGTGGCCTATGCCGAGGTTCCCCTGCTGTTGGAAGGAGGATGGCACAAGTCCGGCGCGGTGGACCTCGTGGCCGGAGTGCGCTGTCCCGAGTCCAAGCGAACCGGCGAATTGCGCGAGTTGCGCCGTCTCTCGCCCGAGACCCTGGCCGTATTCGACTCCTGGCAGTGGCCCGAGGCGGATAAGCTCGCCGCTTGCGGCCATGTGGTGGATAACGACAAGGGACTTGCCGAGCTGGCCGACGGAGCGCGCCATCTGGACGAGACGGCATTGGCCGCCTGGGACCGGCGCAATCGGGAGTTCATGAACTGGATGGACGGCCTGTGGCAGGAACTGGCCGCCGAGCTGGACGCAGAGAGGGGCAAGGCGTGA
- a CDS encoding rhomboid family intramembrane serine protease, translating into MIPIRDNVPRVTRPYAVVAIIALNALVFLFVESLPPQSVARIYHLFGVVPARFFEPGWAAWAGYPDTLGWPFLTYMFLHGGWLHVILNMWMLWIFGDNIEDVTGHGWFVLFYVLCGLAAVAMHMAFERTSPMPVVGASGAVAGIMGAYIVLYPHGRVLTLVPVFFFPFIFRIPASLFLGFWFVTQLLSGVYSAAAGTEEVAWWAHVGGFVTGIILIHWFRRPGRCRYCYNRDTKDYDPENPEPPSA; encoded by the coding sequence GTGATCCCCATCCGCGACAATGTGCCCCGTGTGACGCGGCCCTATGCCGTTGTGGCCATTATCGCGTTGAACGCCCTGGTATTTCTTTTCGTCGAGAGCCTGCCGCCGCAGTCCGTGGCCAGAATTTACCACTTGTTCGGGGTGGTCCCCGCCCGGTTCTTCGAGCCGGGATGGGCGGCCTGGGCAGGGTACCCGGACACCCTCGGCTGGCCGTTCCTGACCTATATGTTCCTGCACGGGGGCTGGCTGCATGTCATCCTGAACATGTGGATGCTGTGGATATTCGGGGACAATATCGAGGACGTGACCGGACACGGCTGGTTCGTGCTCTTTTACGTGCTCTGCGGACTGGCCGCCGTGGCCATGCACATGGCCTTCGAGCGGACTTCGCCCATGCCCGTGGTGGGGGCGTCCGGAGCCGTCGCCGGGATCATGGGGGCGTACATCGTGCTCTATCCGCATGGACGGGTTCTTACTCTGGTTCCCGTCTTCTTCTTTCCTTTCATTTTCCGTATCCCGGCGTCGCTGTTCCTGGGATTCTGGTTCGTCACGCAGCTTCTTTCCGGGGTGTATTCCGCGGCGGCGGGCACGGAGGAGGTCGCCTGGTGGGCGCATGTGGGCGGGTTCGTCACCGGCATCATTCTCATCCATTGGTTCCGCAGGCCCGGCCGGTGCCGCTACTGCTACAACCGCGATACCAAGGACTACGACCCGGAGAATCCGGAGCCGCCTTCCGCATAG
- the upp gene encoding uracil phosphoribosyltransferase yields MALHLVDHPLIRHKVGLLRRHDISTSHFRTLANELTRLLTYEATKDFETEKATIKGWAGDVEIDRIKGKKVTVVPILRAGLGMMDGVFDMIPGAKASVVGFYRNEETLEPVQYYVKLAKNIDQRMALILDPMLATGGTLNATIKLLKEAGCQSIRGLFLCAAPEGVERILSEHPDVDIYTAALDEKLNDVGYIIPGLGDAGDKIFGTK; encoded by the coding sequence ATGGCCTTACACCTGGTTGACCACCCGCTGATCCGGCACAAGGTAGGTCTGCTCCGTAGGCACGACATTTCCACCAGCCACTTCCGAACTCTGGCCAACGAACTCACCCGGTTGCTGACTTACGAGGCAACCAAGGATTTCGAAACCGAGAAGGCCACCATCAAGGGCTGGGCAGGCGACGTCGAAATCGACCGCATCAAGGGCAAGAAGGTCACCGTGGTACCCATCCTGCGCGCAGGCCTGGGCATGATGGACGGCGTGTTCGACATGATCCCCGGCGCAAAGGCGTCCGTGGTCGGCTTCTACCGCAACGAGGAAACCCTGGAGCCCGTCCAGTATTACGTCAAGCTGGCCAAGAACATCGACCAGCGCATGGCCCTCATTCTGGACCCCATGCTGGCCACCGGCGGCACTCTGAACGCCACCATCAAGCTGCTCAAGGAAGCGGGTTGCCAGTCCATCCGCGGCCTGTTCCTGTGCGCCGCTCCCGAAGGCGTGGAACGGATTCTCTCCGAGCATCCCGACGTCGACATATACACGGCGGCGCTGGATGAAAAACTCAACGACGTAGGATATATCATCCCCGGTCTTGGAGACGCGGGGGACAAGATATTCGGCACCAAGTAG
- a CDS encoding nicotinate-nucleotide adenylyltransferase yields the protein MHPLGFIHGRFQVLHNDHLTYLLAGKRLCERLIIGVTNPDAATTRDEATDPDRSARENNPLTFEERKAMIEAALVEAGVSRHEFSVVPFPINCPDLLKDRAPRDAVYYLTIYDDWGREKLKRFQSLGLDTHVMWERPESQKGINGTDVRAAIRDGLEWRSKVPPSVAALVEKWRLAERFREM from the coding sequence ATGCATCCACTCGGTTTTATCCACGGACGATTCCAGGTCCTGCACAACGATCACCTGACCTACCTGCTGGCGGGGAAAAGGCTGTGCGAAAGGCTGATAATCGGCGTGACCAATCCAGACGCGGCCACCACGCGCGATGAGGCCACCGATCCCGACCGCTCGGCCCGGGAGAACAACCCGCTCACCTTTGAGGAACGCAAGGCCATGATCGAAGCCGCCCTGGTGGAGGCCGGGGTGAGCAGACATGAATTTTCGGTGGTTCCCTTTCCCATCAACTGCCCGGACCTGCTCAAGGACCGCGCCCCGCGCGATGCGGTGTACTACCTGACAATCTACGACGACTGGGGCAGGGAAAAGCTGAAGCGATTCCAATCTCTCGGCCTGGACACCCATGTCATGTGGGAACGGCCCGAAAGCCAAAAGGGCATAAACGGCACGGATGTGCGCGCGGCCATCCGCGACGGGTTGGAATGGCGCAGCAAGGTGCCTCCGTCCGTGGCGGCCCTGGTGGAGAAATGGCGTCTCGCCGAACGATTCAGGGAGATGTGA